Proteins from one Setaria italica strain Yugu1 chromosome V, Setaria_italica_v2.0, whole genome shotgun sequence genomic window:
- the LOC101758807 gene encoding uncharacterized membrane protein C776.05, with product MASEVEDEAAAAGSPLVANGTADVRRRRDQAKEMLSKQAVKIATKAEEHERFIFKVTHLLGVLGFGGFCYLLGARPQDVPYVYCLFYVIFVPLRWIYYRYKKWHYYLLDFCYYANTFLVVMILFYPKDEKLFMVCFSFAEGPLAWALIVWRCSLVFSSFDKLVSVLIHLLPGIVLFTIRWWNPQTFAAMHPEGRAARVTWPYVEDKSYLWTWLFFVPLAAYTLWQLMYFLIVNVLRRQRLLRDPEVMTSYRELSKKAQKANNIWWRLSGLLGDRNRQVMYILLQALFTVATMALTVPIFLSYRMHIVFQILKVCASTWNGGSFILEVMPRQVVQKQQKKKLNMKPIKQVNSTQHVESDDTSGNHHEHTTEEQNQ from the exons ATGGCgtcggaggtggaggacgaggcggcggcggcggggtcgccgcTGGTCGCCAACGGGACCGCCGACGTCCGCCGGAGG AGGGACCAGGCCAAGGAGATGCTGTCCAAGCAGGCCGTCAAGATCGCCACCAAGGCCGAGGAGCACGAGCGCTTCATCTTTAAG GTCACACACTTGCTGGGTGTTCTTGGATTTGGGGGATTTTGCTACCTCCTGGGTGCCA GACCACAGGATGTTCCTTATGTGTACTGCCTGTTCTATGTCATATTCGTTCCGCTTCGTTGGATCTACTACCGCTACAAAAAGTGGCATTACTATCTCCTG GACTTCTGCTACTATGCCAACACTTTTCTCGTTGTAATGATTCTCTTCTATCCAAAGGATGAAAAGTTATTCATGGTTTGCTTCTCATTTGCAGAG GGTCCGCTTGCTTGGGCACTAATTGTGTGGCGCTGCAGCTTGGTATTTAGCTCATTTGACAAACTTGTTAGTGTCCTGATACATCTTTTACCTG GGATTGTTCTGTTCACTATCCGGTGGTGGAACCCGCAAACATTTGCTGCCATGCATCCAGAAGGAAGAGCAGCCAGAGTTACATGGCCATATGTGGAAGACAAATCATATCTCTGGACATGGCTGTTTTTTGTTCCTCTAGCTGCTTACACCTTGTGGCAACTTATGTATTTTCTCATAGTTAATGTGCTGCGTCGACAGAGGTTATTAAGGGACCCTGAAGTCATGACATCATACAG GGAGCTCTCGAAGAAAGCACAGAAAGCAAACAACATCTGGTGGAGGCTGAGTGGACTGTTGGGCGATAGGAACCGGCAGGTCATGTACATACTGCTCCAGGCGCTGTTCACAGTGGCAACGATGGCCTTGACTGTCCCCATATTCCTGTCCTACCGGATGCACATTGTGTTCCAAATACTGAAGGTGTGCGCATCGACATGGAATGGCGGGAGCTTCATCCTGGAGGTGATGCCTCGGCAGGTAGTACAGAAACAGCAGAAGAAGAAACTCAACATGAAGCCTATCAAACAGGTGAACTCGACACAACATGTGGAGAGTGATGATACGTCGGGTAACCACCACGAGCACACAACCGAGGAGCAAAACCAGTAG
- the LOC111257396 gene encoding uncharacterized protein LOC111257396: protein MWVGTVTPSAALTALAFALLLLNSGVAARRALARGDAGAAAFVAAAAVLVAALLAAVRAHERCREEEEEDGRRGRRLRAVAWALSAALTAMFARRVAGFAPDRAVAALVWAMGGVTVAGGFCCLFVHDVVGGRDARPA from the coding sequence ATGTGGGTCGGCACCGTGACACCGTCCGCCGCGCTCACCGCCCTGGCGTTCGCGCTCCTCCTGCTCAACTCGGgcgtcgccgcgcgccgcgcgctcgcacgcggggacgccggcgcggcggcgttcgtcgcggccgccgccgtcctcgtggCCGCGCTCCTCGCTGCGGTCCGGGCGCACGAGCGGTgtcgcgaggaggaggaggaggacgggcggcggggccgccgccTCAGGGCCGTAGCGTGGGCCCTGTCCGCGGCCCTCACGGCCATGttcgcgcgccgcgtggccgggTTCGCGCCGGACCGGGCCGTGGCGGCCCTGGTCTGGGCCATGGGCGGCGTCACGGTGGCCGGAGGGTTCTGCTGCCTCTTCGTTCACGACGTCGTTGGTGGGCGCGATGCACGGCCAGCCTAG